A portion of the Candidatus Poribacteria bacterium genome contains these proteins:
- a CDS encoding F0F1 ATP synthase subunit epsilon, translating to MLDRSFHLEIRTPEQLIYEGDVTSVHAPGMEGNFQILPGHIPFLTALGVGEIRIRESSEIPQLMAISGGVFEVLRTGVTALVETAEWASEIDVARAESALERAQAQLAANAPDLNRPRAEAALTRAQNRIKVASNL from the coding sequence ATGTTAGATAGAAGTTTTCATCTTGAAATTCGGACACCGGAACAGTTGATTTATGAAGGGGACGTAACGAGCGTTCATGCGCCTGGCATGGAAGGTAACTTTCAGATTCTGCCGGGACATATCCCTTTTCTGACAGCGTTAGGCGTCGGTGAAATTCGTATCCGTGAATCATCAGAGATACCACAATTAATGGCAATAAGCGGCGGTGTCTTTGAGGTCCTCCGTACCGGTGTCACTGCGCTCGTTGAGACTGCGGAGTGGGCATCAGAAATTGATGTAGCGCGGGCAGAAAGTGCGCTTGAACGTGCTCAAGCACAACTCGCGGCGAATGCGCCCGACCTGAACCGCCCACGGGCGGAAGCGGCACTCACACGCGCACAAAACCGCATCAAAGTCGCGAGCAATTTGTAA
- the atpD gene encoding F0F1 ATP synthase subunit beta: MNQGKILEVVGARVDIDFSEGELPDILNAVTVQRHDGSELALEVQQHLGENRVRAVAMDTTDGLVRGTLATDTGGPITVPVGDAVLGRVFDVTGQPIDERGDAGESERYSIHRPPPPQAELSTSAEMLETGIKVIDLIQPVVRGGKVGFFGGAGVGKTVLIAELIYNIATQHGGYSVFCGVGERTREGNQFWLELDEYGVIDKTAMVFGQMNEPPGARLRVGLAGLSMAEYFRDQQGQDVLIFIDNVFRFTLAGGEVSALLGRMPSAVGYQPTLATEMGELQERITSTQHGSITSFQAVYVPADDYTDPAVVSVFAHLDAVTRLERNIAQKARFPAVDPLTSSSRILAADVIGEEHYQTAFRVKQVLQEYGDLQDIIAILGVDELSDDQKLVVNRARKLEMFLVQPMFVAERFTGTPGKYVKIEDTVQGCQAILNGDCDDLPEQSLRLIGTIDEAFEQAKSGDLEEAAD, from the coding sequence ATGAACCAAGGAAAAATTTTAGAAGTTGTCGGCGCACGAGTTGATATAGATTTTTCGGAAGGCGAATTGCCCGATATCCTCAACGCTGTTACAGTCCAACGTCACGACGGAAGCGAATTGGCACTTGAAGTTCAACAGCACTTAGGCGAAAACCGAGTGCGTGCAGTCGCTATGGATACAACCGATGGATTAGTTCGCGGGACACTCGCAACTGATACCGGCGGTCCGATTACTGTTCCCGTAGGTGATGCTGTGCTCGGCAGAGTTTTCGATGTGACAGGACAACCCATTGATGAAAGAGGCGATGCCGGTGAATCTGAACGATACTCTATTCATAGACCACCACCCCCGCAAGCTGAACTTAGCACCAGTGCCGAAATGTTAGAAACAGGTATCAAAGTTATTGACTTGATTCAACCGGTTGTTCGGGGTGGAAAAGTCGGGTTTTTTGGCGGGGCAGGTGTCGGTAAAACTGTTTTAATCGCCGAACTCATTTACAACATCGCGACACAACACGGCGGTTATTCCGTTTTCTGTGGTGTCGGTGAACGGACACGCGAGGGAAATCAATTCTGGCTTGAACTTGATGAATACGGCGTTATTGATAAAACGGCTATGGTGTTCGGTCAGATGAATGAACCGCCCGGTGCGCGGCTCCGTGTCGGACTTGCAGGTCTCTCTATGGCGGAGTATTTCCGCGATCAGCAGGGGCAAGATGTCCTTATTTTTATTGACAACGTCTTCCGCTTCACACTCGCAGGTGGTGAGGTGTCAGCACTCCTCGGACGAATGCCCTCTGCTGTCGGATATCAACCGACGCTCGCTACTGAGATGGGTGAGTTGCAAGAACGAATTACCTCTACACAACACGGTTCGATTACTTCATTCCAAGCGGTTTATGTTCCCGCTGACGACTACACCGATCCGGCTGTCGTCTCCGTTTTCGCACACCTTGATGCCGTGACACGACTCGAACGGAACATCGCTCAAAAGGCGAGATTCCCCGCAGTGGATCCGTTGACTTCAAGTTCGCGTATTTTGGCAGCTGATGTTATCGGTGAAGAACATTATCAGACCGCCTTTAGGGTCAAGCAGGTGTTACAGGAATACGGTGACTTGCAAGATATTATCGCTATCCTCGGTGTAGATGAACTCTCAGATGACCAGAAGCTGGTTGTTAACAGGGCACGGAAATTGGAGATGTTCTTGGTACAACCGATGTTTGTCGCTGAACGTTTTACCGGGACCCCAGGCAAATATGTGAAGATTGAGGATACCGTGCAGGGTTGTCAAGCGATTCTAAACGGCGATTGTGATGATCTGCCAGAGCAGTCGCTACGTCTCATCGGCACTATTGACGAAGCATTTGAGCAAGCGAAAAGCGGAGATTTGGAAGAAGCAGCGGACTAA
- a CDS encoding DUF1992 domain-containing protein — MPINVNKQIEEAMERGEFANLPGKGKPLKLDTNPYLTPQARMANRLLKENSFAPRWIELEKEIKQEKTQLERVLVNLKARRERLAAIIQQYPRRREVIRRTFERERARGIAQYSEKLENLNRKIQRVNLLMPTRNRQHALINRAEALNDFQKACPNL, encoded by the coding sequence ATGCCGATCAACGTTAACAAACAGATTGAAGAGGCGATGGAACGTGGTGAATTCGCGAATTTGCCCGGCAAAGGTAAACCGCTCAAATTGGACACGAACCCTTATCTCACTCCTCAAGCGCGGATGGCGAACCGACTCCTGAAAGAGAACAGTTTTGCCCCTCGGTGGATTGAGTTGGAGAAAGAAATCAAGCAAGAAAAAACACAACTTGAAAGAGTCCTCGTAAACTTGAAAGCCCGCCGAGAGCGATTGGCGGCTATTATCCAGCAGTATCCGCGTCGGCGTGAAGTCATCCGTCGGACTTTTGAGCGCGAACGCGCTCGCGGTATCGCCCAGTATAGTGAAAAACTGGAGAACTTGAATCGGAAGATCCAACGCGTTAATCTTCTCATGCCAACCCGAAATCGGCAACACGCGTTAATCAATCGGGCAGAAGCACTCAACGACTTTCAGAAGGCGTGTCCGAATCTCTAA
- the atpG gene encoding ATP synthase F1 subunit gamma, giving the protein MATLREIRRRIASIQNIEQVTDAMRVVAAARLRRAQENIVATRPYAEKLNTILGHLISQMDTEEQALTHPLLETREIKHVCIISVSGDRGLCGSFNSNVIRTTTERIEHYQDSGADVTLICIGRRGQEHFNRRGYDITDSYINIFRQLEFQTAVDVVHEFEHLYTDKKIDKVEVVYNNFRSAILQTVLVEQLLPLVPEIPEGDTHFLDYIYEPGQIELFEMLLGKHLNMQMWKVLLDSNAAEQAARMAAMENATQKAKELIDELILQRNRARQTQITTEISEIVSGAAALEG; this is encoded by the coding sequence ATGGCAACCCTACGAGAGATTCGGCGGCGCATCGCCAGCATTCAAAATATTGAGCAAGTCACTGATGCGATGCGTGTCGTCGCTGCAGCACGGCTCCGTCGTGCACAGGAAAATATCGTCGCAACGCGCCCTTACGCTGAAAAACTGAACACTATCCTCGGGCACCTGATCTCGCAGATGGATACCGAAGAACAGGCGTTGACACACCCACTTCTCGAAACACGCGAGATAAAACATGTGTGTATCATCTCCGTTTCTGGGGACCGTGGATTGTGCGGAAGTTTCAACAGCAACGTGATCCGCACAACAACAGAACGTATAGAACACTATCAAGACAGTGGTGCGGATGTAACGCTTATCTGCATCGGAAGGCGAGGGCAAGAGCATTTTAACCGCCGTGGCTACGACATTACGGATTCATACATTAACATCTTCCGCCAACTTGAATTTCAAACAGCGGTTGACGTTGTCCACGAGTTTGAACATCTTTATACTGACAAAAAAATTGACAAAGTTGAAGTCGTCTACAATAATTTCAGATCCGCTATTCTCCAGACTGTGCTTGTCGAACAACTCCTCCCATTAGTGCCTGAGATACCTGAAGGTGATACGCATTTCTTAGATTATATCTACGAGCCAGGGCAGATCGAACTTTTTGAAATGCTACTCGGGAAACACTTAAATATGCAAATGTGGAAAGTGCTTCTGGATTCCAACGCGGCGGAGCAAGCCGCAAGAATGGCAGCGATGGAAAACGCCACACAAAAGGCGAAAGAACTCATCGACGAGTTGATTCTTCAGCGCAACAGAGCACGTCAAACACAGATTACGACAGAAATTTCTGAGATTGTAAGCGGTGCAGCTGCATTAGAGGGTTAA
- the atpA gene encoding F0F1 ATP synthase subunit alpha: MAREVRPDEISNILKQQLQQFEQDVDVYDSGTVLEVGDGIARVHGLANAMASEMIEFPNDIFGIAFNLEEDNVGCVLFGEDQLIHEGDTAKRTGRLAEVPVGEALLGRIVDALGQPIDGLGDIETEHRLPVEQKGLGIVQRQPVDEPLYTGLKAIDSLTPIGRGQRELIIGDRRTGKTAIAIDAILSQKNTDVYCIYVAIGQKGSTLAQVANTLREHNAMEYTTIVSAAASEPSPLQYIAPYSGTSMGEYFRDNGKHALIIYDDLTKHAWAYRQMSLLSRRPPGREAYPGDVFYLHSRLLERAAKLSDELGGGSLTALPIIEIFEGDLTTYIPTNVISITDGQIYLTTDLFNQGVRPAIDVGLSVSRVGGDAQVRAMKSNEVAGTLKLDLASFREVAAFAQFGSDLDALTQSLLLRGTRLVELLKQPQYEPMPVEREVASIFCGTNGYLDDVEESEVARFESEFLQYLDRNHAELLAEIAETGLLGDEQLETLHAAVKAFKENWSDAPPEAQGQDADTEEAPVEGE; this comes from the coding sequence ATGGCAAGAGAAGTTCGACCGGACGAAATATCAAATATCCTTAAACAACAACTTCAACAGTTTGAACAGGACGTGGATGTCTATGACTCCGGCACGGTGCTGGAGGTAGGCGATGGCATCGCGCGGGTGCATGGACTTGCCAACGCTATGGCAAGTGAAATGATCGAATTCCCTAACGACATCTTCGGCATTGCTTTTAACCTCGAAGAAGATAATGTCGGTTGTGTCTTGTTCGGCGAAGACCAACTCATACACGAAGGCGACACCGCCAAACGGACGGGACGACTCGCCGAAGTGCCCGTAGGTGAGGCACTCCTTGGACGGATCGTCGATGCACTCGGTCAACCTATCGACGGTCTGGGCGATATTGAGACAGAACATCGACTGCCGGTTGAACAGAAAGGGTTGGGCATTGTCCAACGACAACCCGTTGACGAACCCCTCTATACAGGTTTAAAAGCCATTGACAGCTTGACACCGATCGGTAGAGGACAACGAGAACTGATTATCGGTGATAGACGAACCGGCAAAACCGCAATCGCCATAGATGCTATTCTGAGTCAGAAGAACACGGATGTCTACTGTATTTATGTCGCTATCGGGCAAAAAGGGTCTACGCTGGCACAAGTTGCCAATACCCTTCGCGAACATAATGCGATGGAATATACCACTATCGTCTCTGCTGCCGCAAGTGAGCCATCACCGCTTCAGTACATCGCGCCTTACTCAGGCACTTCAATGGGCGAATACTTCCGAGATAACGGCAAACACGCCCTTATCATATACGATGACTTGACGAAACACGCCTGGGCATATCGCCAAATGTCACTGCTTTCACGAAGACCTCCGGGCAGAGAAGCTTACCCGGGTGATGTCTTCTATCTCCATTCACGTCTTTTAGAACGTGCCGCAAAACTGAGCGACGAACTGGGTGGCGGTTCCCTCACTGCGCTACCGATTATTGAAATTTTTGAAGGCGATTTAACGACCTACATCCCCACAAACGTTATCTCTATCACCGATGGACAGATATACCTTACAACGGATCTGTTTAACCAAGGTGTGAGACCTGCGATTGATGTCGGGTTATCTGTTTCACGTGTCGGTGGAGATGCACAGGTTAGAGCGATGAAATCGAATGAGGTGGCAGGCACCCTTAAGCTTGATTTGGCAAGTTTCCGCGAAGTTGCCGCTTTTGCACAATTCGGATCGGATTTAGATGCGTTAACGCAATCCCTTCTTTTACGTGGCACACGCCTTGTTGAATTGCTGAAGCAACCGCAATATGAACCGATGCCCGTCGAACGCGAAGTCGCCTCTATCTTCTGTGGTACCAACGGTTATTTGGACGATGTTGAGGAATCAGAAGTGGCTCGGTTTGAATCCGAATTCCTGCAATACCTTGATAGGAATCACGCAGAACTCCTCGCAGAAATCGCCGAAACAGGTTTGTTAGGTGATGAACAGCTTGAAACCCTGCATGCTGCCGTAAAAGCATTCAAGGAAAATTGGAGTGATGCACCACCTGAAGCACAGGGACAGGATGCAGACACAGAAGAAGCACCGGTAGAAGGTGAATAG
- the atpH gene encoding ATP synthase F1 subunit delta gives MRDIRVAKPYARALYDAAVEQNALADIVADVNGLQELIEASEELTQLIHSPVLSPQFKSETFQQLFNDAMHPLTINFFRLLASKQRERYLVAIIDAFSAIVDEAAGRLVAQVTTAVPLTSEQEAQFMQQLGAYSGKQVRLETTIDEKIQGGFIVQLDDTVFDASVATQLQRLRQQLAKG, from the coding sequence ATGAGAGACATTCGGGTTGCCAAACCTTATGCCCGTGCGCTATACGATGCAGCGGTGGAACAAAACGCGTTGGCTGATATTGTCGCAGATGTAAACGGGCTGCAAGAATTAATTGAAGCGTCTGAGGAACTTACGCAATTAATCCACAGCCCTGTTCTGTCGCCGCAATTTAAAAGCGAGACGTTTCAGCAGCTTTTCAATGACGCGATGCATCCTTTGACGATTAATTTCTTCCGGTTACTCGCGTCGAAGCAACGTGAACGCTATCTCGTCGCGATCATAGATGCCTTTTCGGCAATCGTTGATGAAGCCGCTGGCAGGCTTGTCGCACAAGTGACGACAGCCGTGCCGCTCACATCGGAGCAAGAGGCACAATTTATGCAGCAATTAGGGGCATATTCGGGAAAACAGGTGCGTTTGGAAACCACAATTGACGAAAAAATTCAGGGCGGATTTATTGTGCAATTAGACGACACCGTTTTTGATGCCAGCGTCGCTACACAACTTCAACGCTTGAGGCAACAACTCGCAAAAGGGTAA
- the atpF gene encoding F0F1 ATP synthase subunit B, whose amino-acid sequence MREKIYGFCLIFMWMCIANVFGAEAPAGEGDLLTGLGIDPKTIILQVIGFLVVLLVLWKFVFGKVGGFLEERRSDIATQLEQLRTDREELDRLTAETRQRLADIETEAQTKIQAAIEQGNVERQEILAQARQEADDEIARARAEIQREKDEAISELRGVVAELAIDAASKIISEELNAERHQQIIDASISRLPS is encoded by the coding sequence ATGCGAGAAAAGATATACGGATTTTGCCTCATCTTCATGTGGATGTGCATCGCAAACGTATTCGGTGCCGAGGCACCTGCCGGCGAAGGAGATCTGCTAACAGGACTGGGAATCGACCCTAAGACGATTATCCTCCAAGTCATCGGTTTCCTTGTTGTACTCTTGGTGCTTTGGAAGTTCGTTTTCGGCAAAGTAGGCGGCTTCTTAGAGGAACGTAGATCCGACATTGCCACGCAGTTGGAACAATTGAGGACCGATCGCGAAGAGTTGGACCGTCTCACAGCAGAAACCCGTCAACGTTTAGCCGATATTGAAACCGAAGCGCAAACCAAGATTCAGGCAGCGATTGAACAAGGAAATGTTGAACGTCAGGAAATTCTCGCACAGGCACGCCAAGAAGCAGATGATGAAATCGCAAGAGCGAGAGCAGAAATCCAGCGTGAAAAAGATGAAGCCATCTCAGAGCTGCGAGGCGTTGTCGCTGAACTCGCCATTGATGCTGCCAGCAAAATTATAAGCGAAGAACTCAACGCGGAGAGGCATCAGCAGATTATTGATGCATCCATTAGCAGGTTACCTTCTTAA
- the atpE gene encoding ATP synthase F0 subunit C, with amino-acid sequence MLYLAVLAFGVTLGLPIAVIFASTAQGKATSTALEGIARQPDSSGKIQTAMIIGLALIESLVIYALLMFFILQLNNLPDKTMLLDLIRAAAEQTGGN; translated from the coding sequence ATGCTTTATTTAGCAGTGTTGGCATTTGGTGTAACATTAGGTCTGCCAATTGCCGTTATTTTCGCCTCAACAGCGCAAGGCAAGGCAACGAGTACTGCTCTTGAAGGAATCGCACGTCAACCTGATTCATCTGGGAAAATTCAAACCGCGATGATTATCGGTTTGGCTCTCATCGAATCACTCGTTATCTATGCCCTGTTGATGTTCTTTATTTTGCAGCTCAACAACCTCCCAGATAAAACTATGCTATTAGATTTGATTCGCGCTGCAGCAGAGCAGACGGGTGGGAATTAG
- the atpB gene encoding F0F1 ATP synthase subunit A — protein MKKLSFICLVVGLSLAIVVGSFAADNGHRSLLSPISKLLPDEMIPEPSRWHQPDLIPNTYFAVLVLVLLFIFATRKLKRVPEGKGQTLLEVFVGSITDFFGGILGDHGKKYVPFVGSFFIFILFLNYLGVIPGLQPPTADLNTTLALGITAVLGVQIIAIKENGIGGYLKHLAGNPLWLGVLMFPLEVIAQLSRAGSLAIRLFGNIFGEKSVVIELTKLGVGILILDAIPFVPVQVPMLFFGLFAGFLQAFVFAILTSIYIVMFIEHDEAHEAHH, from the coding sequence ATGAAAAAACTATCGTTTATCTGCTTGGTTGTCGGACTCAGTTTGGCAATAGTAGTTGGAAGTTTCGCAGCCGACAACGGCCACCGTAGTTTGCTCTCTCCGATTTCAAAACTTTTACCGGATGAAATGATCCCCGAACCGTCTCGGTGGCATCAACCCGATCTAATTCCCAACACATACTTTGCTGTTCTCGTCTTAGTGCTACTTTTTATTTTCGCCACTCGGAAGTTGAAACGGGTACCTGAAGGGAAAGGACAAACCCTGTTAGAGGTGTTTGTGGGCAGTATTACGGACTTCTTTGGCGGTATTTTAGGCGACCACGGGAAAAAATATGTCCCATTCGTTGGATCCTTCTTCATTTTTATTCTCTTCCTGAACTATCTCGGGGTCATTCCGGGTCTTCAACCGCCAACAGCAGATTTGAACACAACGCTTGCCCTCGGTATCACGGCTGTGTTAGGCGTTCAAATTATCGCTATTAAAGAGAACGGGATAGGGGGCTATCTGAAACATTTAGCCGGTAATCCGCTGTGGTTAGGTGTTTTAATGTTCCCGCTTGAGGTGATTGCCCAACTCTCTCGCGCGGGTTCGCTCGCCATCCGCCTTTTCGGAAACATTTTTGGCGAAAAATCGGTTGTTATTGAATTGACAAAACTCGGCGTGGGCATACTTATTCTTGATGCTATTCCGTTTGTACCGGTTCAAGTCCCGATGCTGTTCTTTGGCCTGTTTGCTGGCTTTCTGCAAGCGTTTGTTTTTGCTATCTTAACATCTATCTATATAGTGATGTTTATTGAACATGATGAGGCACACGAAGCACATCATTAA
- a CDS encoding ATP synthase subunit I — translation MGPVLEIGDRFIRHVYVLTICLTVVIGAVLLGFKPSLLPSFLLGSALGLSLFWSIEFLVRRLIRPGKSQKTKYLFGFITLGKYAVLGVLFYFLFRMEWMNVYAFAGGIALLQGAFIIKAIGLIVSILSNKDHDQP, via the coding sequence ATGGGTCCCGTTTTGGAAATTGGCGACCGATTTATCCGTCACGTCTATGTCTTGACAATCTGTCTTACCGTTGTCATTGGGGCAGTGCTATTAGGTTTCAAACCGTCCCTACTCCCGAGTTTTCTGCTTGGAAGTGCTCTCGGGCTCAGTCTATTCTGGTCTATTGAATTCCTGGTTCGCCGACTTATTCGACCCGGGAAATCTCAAAAAACAAAGTACTTATTTGGATTCATCACCCTTGGCAAATACGCAGTACTCGGCGTACTCTTCTATTTCCTATTTAGAATGGAATGGATGAATGTCTACGCGTTCGCTGGAGGAATTGCTTTACTCCAAGGTGCCTTCATTATCAAAGCGATCGGCTTGATCGTATCAATCCTTTCAAATAAAGACCACGATCAACCTTGA
- a CDS encoding AtpZ/AtpI family protein — protein MFKRRLNQFKRENVGMFDLASIGITLALAIFIGYFGGRWIGGKLGNAAVGSYIGFGMGVAAGFMEMFRSVARWNRQLERLEKQRRTASKEAQDTEEG, from the coding sequence ATGTTTAAACGTCGGCTAAACCAATTCAAACGTGAAAATGTAGGAATGTTTGACCTCGCTTCAATCGGGATAACACTTGCGCTTGCAATCTTTATCGGCTATTTCGGCGGTAGGTGGATTGGTGGAAAATTGGGCAACGCAGCAGTTGGCTCATACATTGGTTTTGGAATGGGCGTTGCCGCCGGATTCATGGAAATGTTTCGCTCGGTAGCACGTTGGAACCGACAACTCGAACGATTAGAAAAGCAGCGTCGTACCGCCTCTAAAGAGGCGCAGGACACTGAAGAAGGATAA
- a CDS encoding ABC transporter ATP-binding protein: MFKKLLSWKTLVVNTVKMSLKVLAFAWQTSAKRTSLLLLFLVISSSLPATSAFLLNHLVNDVVAIVKTGIALETTTILLGIGCILCNILPFIMNPASDVVRSTLSDLLIADIDEQVMKKASQLTGLAYFDENKFYDQLRFLRENSTLLEGMLWVLSSTISNGITLISLLSLTVTINPFIPIVMLLVALPHLFAEYRHHQYAFDTRWDQLPESRQLGYFHGLLFNLESVKEIKLFNLGAYFINRYRELFDTLFKRFLSVRIAHTKITLLFTLLHGIGLTLLYIYVVLIAFQGKITVGEVAMYFSIVNGLQAAFWQLTLKIGNLTGSTIEFNTLSSFFELAPTVKTSESAQAFSHINRTIEFRNVSFRYPGRENTLFSDISFSVNAGETLAIVGENGAGKTTLIKLLCRFYDPTEGQIFIDDIPLHQYRLESLRQKIAPVFQDFSHFFLTAGENIGIGNVEQVNNESAVIQAAEQGQADTVVSQLSDGYQTLLGRHFDGGTDLSGGEWQKIAISRAFMRDAEILILDEPTAALDAESEYALFQRFKMLTQGVTTLLISHRFSTVRMADRILVIDEGKILEEGTHEQLMNKGGRYATLYRMQSEKYQ, translated from the coding sequence ATGTTTAAAAAACTACTTTCTTGGAAAACACTGGTCGTCAATACTGTGAAAATGAGTCTGAAGGTCCTTGCCTTCGCTTGGCAGACTTCAGCTAAACGCACCTCTTTACTTTTGCTGTTTCTTGTTATTTCCAGCAGCCTTCCCGCGACTTCCGCGTTCCTGCTCAATCACCTCGTCAACGATGTCGTAGCTATCGTAAAGACCGGAATTGCACTGGAGACGACAACAATCCTGCTCGGCATCGGCTGTATCCTCTGTAATATCCTTCCGTTCATTATGAATCCAGCATCAGATGTTGTTCGCTCTACGCTCTCAGATCTGCTCATTGCTGACATAGACGAGCAGGTCATGAAAAAGGCATCGCAACTCACCGGACTGGCATACTTTGATGAGAACAAATTTTACGATCAACTCCGCTTCCTCAGAGAAAACTCAACGCTCCTTGAAGGCATGCTCTGGGTGCTGTCATCCACGATTAGCAACGGCATTACGCTCATTTCGCTCTTAAGTTTAACGGTAACAATCAACCCCTTTATCCCGATTGTAATGCTCCTTGTCGCTTTACCTCATCTCTTCGCAGAATATCGCCATCACCAATACGCCTTTGACACCCGTTGGGACCAGCTGCCGGAATCCCGTCAATTGGGATACTTCCATGGACTCCTTTTTAATCTTGAGTCCGTAAAAGAGATAAAACTCTTTAATCTGGGTGCCTACTTTATCAATCGGTACCGGGAACTTTTTGATACACTTTTCAAACGATTCCTGTCTGTGAGAATCGCACACACCAAAATCACCCTGCTTTTTACACTCCTACACGGCATTGGACTCACACTCCTCTACATCTATGTCGTGCTGATCGCGTTTCAAGGGAAGATTACCGTCGGCGAGGTAGCAATGTATTTTTCGATTGTGAACGGCTTACAAGCGGCGTTCTGGCAGCTGACCTTAAAAATTGGGAATCTGACCGGCTCCACAATAGAGTTCAATACTTTATCGTCCTTCTTCGAGTTGGCACCTACTGTGAAAACCAGTGAGTCCGCCCAAGCATTTTCCCACATTAACCGAACCATCGAATTCAGGAACGTCTCTTTCCGGTATCCGGGACGTGAGAACACCCTGTTCAGCGACATCTCCTTCTCAGTAAATGCTGGAGAGACGCTCGCCATTGTCGGTGAAAACGGTGCTGGTAAAACGACACTTATAAAACTCCTCTGCCGTTTTTATGACCCAACAGAGGGACAGATATTCATCGACGACATCCCCTTACATCAGTATCGCCTTGAGAGTTTACGCCAGAAAATTGCCCCAGTCTTTCAGGATTTTTCACACTTTTTCCTGACCGCGGGGGAAAACATCGGTATCGGGAACGTAGAACAGGTCAACAACGAATCTGCGGTGATTCAGGCAGCGGAGCAAGGTCAAGCAGATACCGTCGTTTCACAACTGTCTGATGGATATCAAACTTTACTTGGACGGCATTTTGATGGCGGCACCGATTTATCCGGCGGAGAGTGGCAGAAAATTGCCATCTCACGTGCCTTTATGAGGGACGCAGAAATCTTAATCCTTGATGAACCGACAGCCGCATTGGATGCAGAATCAGAATACGCGCTGTTTCAACGCTTCAAAATGCTCACACAAGGCGTGACAACGTTGCTAATCTCCCATCGTTTCTCGACAGTCCGTATGGCAGACAGGATTCTCGTCATTGACGAAGGGAAAATCCTTGAGGAAGGTACCCACGAACAACTAATGAACAAAGGCGGTAGGTATGCAACACTCTACCGAATGCAGTCAGAAAAGTATCAATGA